Genomic segment of Neofelis nebulosa isolate mNeoNeb1 chromosome 17, mNeoNeb1.pri, whole genome shotgun sequence:
GTCATCTCCAGGCTTGCTCGGCTTCTCCGTGGAGTCCAGAGGCGGCGCCGCATCCGCCCTGGCGGTCCCAGCCCCGGGCTGCTTCTCCCCGGCCCCGGGGGGCGCGCGGCACTTTCTGGCAGGTGGCTCTCTGGGGCCCGTCACTGCGGGGCACaattcctgcctcaggacccgGGCCATGTCCTCCACCGTCCTGCCCTCGCTCTGCAGGAAGAGGTTCAGCTTGGTCAGGAATTCAATGTCCTGCTTCCGGGGCATGTAGACCACCCTCCACAGGCCGCCCTTGCCCTTGATCTCCCTGGGGATGACGGCATAATTGAGGTCCTCCGCCAGCCTGATGATGGCTGCCTTGGACCTCTCTTCTTCCAGAAAGGCCTTCCCAGCCACTTCGAACTTGCCCAGAGGTCTCAGGGGGGCCCGTATGATGTCTTCGAATTCCTCGTGGTCGCAGTCTTCCGGGATATCCAGGATCATCAGGGACTTGTAACTGTCCACCTCCAGAGCCTTGCACCCGTGCTCCAACAGGGCGATGTCCTTCACCCCGAACAGCATCCTGCCCAGCTCGCGGAGGCAGCAGTATGCCCGCTGGGGCACCCCCGAGCTGCCTCGGGGATCCGGAAGGCGATCCAGGATGCCACGATCCCCTCGCAAAGGCTGAGCCGGAGAGAGGC
This window contains:
- the PNMA8C gene encoding paraneoplastic antigen-like protein 8C, giving the protein MLFGVKDIALLEHGCKALEVDSYKSLMILDIPEDCDHEEFEDIIRAPLRPLGKFEVAGKAFLEEERSKAAIIRLAEDLNYAVIPREIKGKGGLWRVVYMPRKQDIEFLTKLNLFLQSEGRTVEDMARVLRQELCPAVTGPREPPARKCRAPPGAGEKQPGAGTARADAAPPLDSTEKPSKPGDDKRGKRKHKKNRRRHHASDKL